The following proteins are co-located in the Meriones unguiculatus strain TT.TT164.6M chromosome 4, Bangor_MerUng_6.1, whole genome shotgun sequence genome:
- the Flrt3 gene encoding leucine-rich repeat transmembrane protein FLRT3 — protein sequence MISPVWSLFLIGTKIGLLLQAAPLSAMAKPCPSVCRCDAGFVYCNDRSLTSIPAGIPEDATTLYLQNNHINNAGIPSDLKNLLKVQRIYLYRNSLDEFPTNLPRRVRELHLQENNIRAITYDSLSRVPFLEELHLDDNSVSAVSIEEGAFRDSTRLRLLFLSRNHLSTIPGGLPRTIEELRLDDNRISTISSPSLHGLTSLKRLVLDGNLLNNHGLGDKAFLGLANLTELSLVRNSLTAAPVNLPGASLRRLYLQDNHISRVPPNAFSYLRQLYRLDMSNNNLSNLPHGIFDDLDNITQLILRNNPWHCGCQMKWVRDWLQSLPVRVNVRGLMCQAPEKVRGMAIKDLSADLFDCKDSAVASTVQVTTAAPNTAHPAQGQWPAPVTRQPDIHNPRLTKDQRTTGSPSRKTILITVKSVSADTIHISWRLALPMTALRLSWLKLGHSPAFGSITETIVTGERSEYLVTALEPDSPYRVCMVPMETSNLYLFDETPVCIETETAPLRMYNPTTTLNREQEKEPYKNPSLPLAAIIGGAVALLSIALLALVCWYVHRNGSLFSRNCAYSKGRRRKDDYAEAGTKKDNSILEIRETSFQMLPISNEPISKEEFVIHTIFPPNGMNLYKNNHSESSSNRSYRDSGIPDSDHSHS from the coding sequence ATGATCAGCCCAGTCTGGAGCCTCTTCCTCATCGGGACTAAAATCGGGCTGCTCTTGCAAGCGGCTCCGCTGTCGGCCATGGCTAAGCCCTGCCCCTCCGTGTGCCGCTGTGACGCTGGCTTCGTCTACTGCAACGATCGCTCCCTGACATCCATTCCGGCCGGCATCCCGGAGGATGCCACGACGCTCTACCTTCAGAACAACCACATCAACAACGCCGGCATCCCCTCCGACCTCAAGAACCTGCTCAAGGTGCAGAGAATATACCTGTACCGCAACAGCCTGGACGAGTTCCCCACCAACCTCCCCAGGCGCGTGCGGGAGCTGCACCTGCAGGAGAACAACATCAGGGCCATCACCTACGACTCGCTCTCCAGGGTCCCGTTCCTGGAGGAGCTGCACCTGGACGACAACTCCGTGTCGGCGGTGAGCATCGAGGAGGGCGCCTTCCGCGACAGCACCCGCCTGCGGCTGCTGTTCCTGTCCCGGAACCACCTGAGCACCATCCCGGGCGGCCTGCCCAGGACCATCGAGGAGCTGCGGCTGGACGACAACCGCATCTCCACCATCTCGTCGCCGTCCCTGCACGGCCTCACCAGCCTGAAGCGCCTGGTGCTGGATGGGAACCTGCTCAACAACCACGGCCTGGGAGACAAGGCGTTCCTGGGCTTGGCCAACCTGACGGAGCTGTCGCTGGTGCGGAACTCCCTGACGGCCGCGCCCGTGAACCTCCCGGGCGCAAGCCTGCGCAGGCTCTACCTGCAGGACAACCACATCAGCCGGGTGCCCCCCAACGCCTTTTCGTACCTGCGGCAGCTCTACCGGCTGGACATGTCCAACAACAACCTGAGCAACCTACCGCACGGGATCTTTGACGACCTGGACAACATCACCCAACTGATCCTTCGCAACAACCCCTGGCACTGCGGGTGCCAGATGAAATGGGTGCGGGATTGGTTACAGTCGCTCCCCGTGAGGGTGAACGTGCGCGGGCTCATGTGCCAGGCCCCAGAAAAGGTCCGGGGCATGGCCATCAAGGACCTCAGCGCCGACCTGTTCGACTGCAAAGACAGCGCGGTGGCCAGCACCGTTCAGGTCACCACCGCCGCACCCAACACGGCGCATCCCGCGCAGGGGCAGTGGCCGGCCCCCGTGACCCGGCAACCGGACATCCACAACCCCAGGCTCACCAAGGATCAGCGGACTACCGGCAGCCCCTCGCGGAAAACCATCCTCATTACTGTCAAGTCCGTCAGCGCCGACACGATCCACATATCCTGGAGGCTCGCGCTGCCCATGACCGCCCTGCGACTCAGCTGGCTGAAACTGGGCCACAGCCCAGCCTTTGGATCTATAACAGAGACCATCGTCACGGGGGAGCGCAGCGAGTACCTGGTCACCGCCCTAGAGCCCGACTCCCCCTACAGAGTGTGCATGGTTCCCATGGAAACCAGCAACCTCTACCTGTTCGATGAAACGCCTGTCTGCATTGAGACGGAAACTGCCCCTCTTCGAATGTACAACCCCACGACCACCCTCAACCGCGAGCAAGAGAAAGAACCTTACAAAAACCCGAGTTTACCTCTGGCCGCCATCATTGGCGGGGCCGTGGCCCTGTTAAGCATCGCGCTCCTGGCTTTGGTGTGTTGGTACGTGCACAGGAACGGGTCGCTGTTCTCGCGGAACTGTGCGTACAgcaaagggaggagaagaaaggatgaCTATGCAGAAGCCGGCACTAAGAAGGACAACTCCATCCTGGAAATCAGGGAAACTTCTTTCCAGATGCTACCGATAAGCAATGAACCCATCTCCAAGGAGGAATTTGTAATACACACCATATTTCCTCCAAACGGGATGAATCTGTACAAAAACAACCACAGTGAAAGCAGCAGTAACCGGAGCTATAGAGACAGTGGGATTCCAGACTCGGACCACTCACACTCCTGA